A stretch of Bombina bombina isolate aBomBom1 chromosome 2, aBomBom1.pri, whole genome shotgun sequence DNA encodes these proteins:
- the LOC128648670 gene encoding cytochrome c oxidase subunit 7C, mitochondrial — protein sequence MFGQSVRRFTTSVIRRSHYEEGPGKNLPFSVENKWRLLGMMTLFFGSGFAFPFIIVRHQLLKK from the exons ATGTTTGGTCAGAGTGTTCGCCGTTTCACTACCTCTGTAATTCGTAGGTCCCACTATGAGGAAGGCCCAGGCAAG AATCTACCTTTCTCTGTGGAAAACAAATGGCGATTGCTAGGGATGATGACCCTTTTCTTTGGCAGTGGATTTGCATTTCCCTTCATCATAGTCAGACATCAACTGCTAAAGAAATGA